The Brachionichthys hirsutus isolate HB-005 chromosome 11, CSIRO-AGI_Bhir_v1, whole genome shotgun sequence genome includes a window with the following:
- the mmp23bb gene encoding matrix metallopeptidase 23bb: MDRHRIVLMMMMMMMKMSGAALRPQTLCSNRLTETFGGTRNKRYAINPLGHKWTHHNITYRILTFPNTLNVEDTRKSISIAFTKWSDVSPLSFSEVTDANATADITIGFYTFNHTDCWRSPLHPCFDGLNGELAHAFLPPRGEIHFDNHEFWILGKSRFSWKQGVWLNDLVQVAAHEIGHALGLWHSRDPRALMHPNATYTGQRNVAQDDVWGVQRLYGCLDKKRVCDPWARLGFCERRKTFMRKNCPQRCDLCYEPVEAVATATPPPANVKIKMVPRGKVVGFRCGTRNPRSLPKVSWFKDGEQILTSVPGYIVLKDRDLRVVANQFNEGVYTCRVHRRGDVVSANSWDIRLKPEEPSNS; this comes from the exons ATGGACCGGCACCGGAtcgtgttgatgatgatgatgatgatgatgaagatgagtggAGCCGCGCTCAGACCGCAG ACTCTTTGCAGCAACAGACTGACGGAGACATTTGGAGGAACAAGAAACAAACGCTACGCCATCAACCCGCTGGGACACAAGTGGACTCACCACAACATCACGTACAG GATCCTTACGTTTCCCAACACGCTGAACGTTGAAGACACCAGGAAGTCCATCAGCATCGCCTTCACCAAATGGAGCGACGTGTCTCCGCTGTCCTTCTCCGAGGTCACCGATGCTAACGCCACTGCTGACATCACTATtg GTTTCTACACCTTCAACCACACTGACTGCTGGCGGTCTCCTCTCCACCCGTGTTTCGACGGACTGAATGGCGAGCTGGCCCACGCCTTTCTGCCGCCACGAGGAGAGATCCATTTTGACAATCATGAGTTCTGGATCCTGGGCAAGTCCAGATTCAGCTGGAAACAAG GGGTGTGGCTAAACGACCTGGTCCAGGTAGCCGCTCATGAGATCGGCCACGCCCTTGGACTGTGGCACTCCAGAGACCCTCGAGCTCTGATGCATCCCAACGCCACCTACACCGGACAGAGGAACGTCGCCCAGGACGACGTCTGGGGCGTCCAACGACTCTAcg GCTGTCTGGATAAGAAGCGGGTCTGTGATCCGTGGGCTCGTCTCGGCTTCTGTGAGCGGAGGAAGACCTTCATGAGGAAGAACTGTCCCCAGCGCTGTGACCTCTGCTACG AACCCGTGGAAGCCGTCGCCACGGCAACGCCGCCTCCGGCCAACGTCAAGATCAAGATGGTTCCGCGGGGGAAGGTGGTGGGGTTCCGCTGCGGAACCAGGAACCCCCGGTCTCTGCCCAAAGTCAG CTGGTTCAAAGACGGCGAGCAGATCCTGACCTCCGTCCCCGGATACATCGTCCTGAAGGACCGTGACCTCCGCGTTGTCGCCAACCAGTTCAACGAGGGCGTTTACACCTGCCGCGTCCATCGCCGTGGAGACGTGGTGTCGGCTAACTCCTGGGACATCCGACTGAAGCCGGAGGAGCCGTCCAACAGCTGA
- the LOC137901347 gene encoding stress-associated endoplasmic reticulum protein 1-like, with the protein MVAKQRIRMANEKHSKNITQRGNVAKSTRTLSDDKGVGPWLLALFIFVVCGSAIFQIIQSIRMGM; encoded by the exons atggtggCCAAGCAGAGGATCCGCATGGCGAACGAGAAGCACAGCAAAAACATCACTCAGCGAGGCAACGTGGCCAAGTCAACG AGGACTCTGTCCGATGACAAAGGTGTGGGCCCCTGGCTGCTGGCGCTCTTCATCTTCGTCGTCTGTGGGTCTG ccatcTTCCAGATCATCCAGAGCATCCGGATGGGCATGTAG